A single genomic interval of Thiohalophilus sp. harbors:
- a CDS encoding accessory factor UbiK family protein encodes MANPDIEQLVERVMAALPDGVKEMKQEADQQLRAALQRTLSQMDLVTREEFDIQREVLLRTRSKLEALEQQVTALEQTLAQQSSSN; translated from the coding sequence ATGGCAAACCCCGATATCGAACAACTGGTCGAACGCGTCATGGCGGCATTGCCCGATGGCGTTAAGGAAATGAAGCAGGAGGCCGACCAGCAACTGCGCGCCGCCCTGCAACGCACCCTGTCTCAGATGGACCTCGTCACCCGCGAAGAGTTCGACATCCAGCGCGAAGTGTTGCTGCGCACCCGCAGCAAACTCGAGGCCCTGGAACAGCAGGTCACCGCCCTGGAGCAGACCCTCGCGCAGCAGTCATCCTCCAACTGA
- a CDS encoding TorF family putative porin, protein MKQIVTAMLLSAGLAGLAQAQGELTGNLGVTSNYIWRGVTQTDDQAAVQGGIDYTHDANLYAGVWTSNYGNGNGYELDLYGGYRGTVGDIPFDAGLIMYRFPVANTGADATELYGKFDFDLFSVMGAYTLAKDGTSQDNDIYLSIGTDAALGDDLYATLLFGMYEFDDSAEEDYKHIHVALKKDEFTFALDKNDKDRPANADPGAMRVSVSWTREFDL, encoded by the coding sequence ATGAAACAGATTGTAACCGCCATGTTGTTGAGCGCTGGCCTGGCTGGGCTGGCACAGGCTCAGGGCGAACTGACCGGCAACCTGGGTGTCACGTCCAATTATATCTGGCGCGGCGTGACCCAGACCGACGACCAGGCCGCCGTGCAGGGCGGGATCGATTACACCCACGATGCGAACCTGTATGCCGGAGTCTGGACTTCCAATTACGGCAACGGGAATGGGTATGAGCTGGATCTGTATGGCGGCTACCGCGGTACGGTCGGTGATATTCCCTTCGACGCCGGTCTCATCATGTACCGGTTTCCGGTCGCCAATACCGGCGCCGATGCCACCGAACTCTATGGCAAGTTCGACTTTGACCTGTTCTCCGTCATGGGGGCCTATACCCTGGCCAAAGACGGCACCAGTCAGGATAACGACATCTATCTGAGCATTGGCACCGATGCCGCGCTGGGCGACGATCTTTATGCCACCTTGCTGTTCGGAATGTATGAGTTCGACGATTCGGCCGAGGAAGACTACAAGCATATTCATGTTGCCCTGAAAAAGGATGAATTCACCTTTGCCCTGGACAAGAACGACAAGGACCGGCCGGCCAATGCCGATCCGGGGGCAATGCGGGTTTCTGTCTCCTGGACCCGTGAATTCGATCTCTGA